In the genome of Triticum urartu cultivar G1812 chromosome 5, Tu2.1, whole genome shotgun sequence, one region contains:
- the LOC125510401 gene encoding probable purine permease 5 isoform X1, whose product MEKDGDGGEGLRHHAIRLPLAVAAMEGSGSEITSNGGPSVSLRQKASSLMASSAAAYRSKPASFWALLALSGGAMLTAFPAASLLSRLYYNGGGQSKWILSWSAVAGWPIPALLLLPCYLFSDASPTWPPSPWLCFWYALLGLLSAADNLMYAWAYAYLPASTASLVAASSLAFSAVFGRLIVGKKNRIGLSTLNAIVVITAGVVIIALDSGSDRYPGVTGRQYALGFALDVAGSALHGLIFALSELVFDKYLSNGSGDGAAATRFHVVLEQQAAVSLSAFAFTSAGLAATDGFAAMRREAAGFSAAGGGKAGYAMVMGWSAATFQLGVLGATGVVYLGSTVLAGVLNAVRVPLTSVAAVVWFHDPMSGFKILSLVITVWGFGSYMVGHSSAKKTSGGSPQ is encoded by the exons ATGGAGAAGGACGGTGACGGCGGCGAAGGCCTCCGCCACCACGCCATCCGGCTCCCGCTCGCAG TTGCAGCAATGGAGGGCTCGGGCTCGGAGATCACCAGCAACGGAGGGCCAAGCGTCTCGCTGCGCCAGAAAGCGTCTTCGCTCATGGCCTCCTCGGCAGCGGCGTACCGCAGCAAGCCCGCCTCCTTCTGGGCGCTCCTCGCGCTCAGCGGCGGCGCGATGCTCACGGCGTTCCCGGCGGCCAGCCTGCTctcgcgcctctactacaacggAGGCGGCCAGAGCAAGTGGATCCTCTCGTGGTCCGCCGTCGCCGGCTGGCCCATCCcggcgctgctgctgctcccctGCTACCTCTTCAGCGACGCGTCGCCGACGTGGCCGCCGTCGCCCTGGCTCTGCTTCTGGTACGCCCTGCTCGGCCTGCTCAGCGCCGCCGACAACCTCATGTACGCCTGGGCCTACGCGTACCTGCCGGCCTCCACGGCGTCCCTCGTCGCCGCGTCCTCGCTCGCCTTCTCCGCCGTGTTCGGCCGCCTCATCGTGGGGAAGAAGAACAGGATAGGCCTGTCCACGCTGAACGCCATCGTGGTGATCACCGCCGGCGTGGTGATCATCGCGCTGGACTCGGGGTCCGACCGGTACCCGGGGGTCACGGGCCGGCAGTACGCGCTCGGGTTCGCGCTGGACGTGGCCGGGTCGGCGCTCCACGGCCTCATCTTCGCGCTCTCGGAGCTCGTCTTCGACAAGTACCTCAGCAACGGCAGCGGAGACGGTGCCGCCGCGACCCGCTTCCACGTGGTGCTGGAGCAGCAGGCGGCGGTGTCGCTGAGCGCGTTCGCGTTCACGTCGGCGGGGCTGGCGGCCACCGACGGGTTCGCGGCGATGCGGCGGGAGGCCGCGGGGTTCAGTGCCGCAGGGGGAGGGAAGGCGGGGTACGCGATGGTGATGGGGTGGTCGGCGGCGACGTTCCAGTTGGGGGTGCTGGGGGCGACGGGGGTGGTGTACCTGGGGTCGACGGTGCTGGCCGGCGTGCTGAACGCGGTGAGGGTGCCGCTGACGAGCGTGGCGGCGGTGGTGTGGTTCCACGACCCCATGAGCGGCTTCAAGATCCTGTCGCTGGTGATCACCGTGTGGGGGTTCGGGTCATACATGGTCGGCCATTCGTCGGCCAAGAAAACGTCAGGAGGTTCGCCTCAATAA
- the LOC125510401 gene encoding probable purine permease 5 isoform X2, whose protein sequence is MEKDGDGGEGLRHHAIRLPLAAMEGSGSEITSNGGPSVSLRQKASSLMASSAAAYRSKPASFWALLALSGGAMLTAFPAASLLSRLYYNGGGQSKWILSWSAVAGWPIPALLLLPCYLFSDASPTWPPSPWLCFWYALLGLLSAADNLMYAWAYAYLPASTASLVAASSLAFSAVFGRLIVGKKNRIGLSTLNAIVVITAGVVIIALDSGSDRYPGVTGRQYALGFALDVAGSALHGLIFALSELVFDKYLSNGSGDGAAATRFHVVLEQQAAVSLSAFAFTSAGLAATDGFAAMRREAAGFSAAGGGKAGYAMVMGWSAATFQLGVLGATGVVYLGSTVLAGVLNAVRVPLTSVAAVVWFHDPMSGFKILSLVITVWGFGSYMVGHSSAKKTSGGSPQ, encoded by the exons ATGGAGAAGGACGGTGACGGCGGCGAAGGCCTCCGCCACCACGCCATCCGGCTCCCGCTCGCAG CAATGGAGGGCTCGGGCTCGGAGATCACCAGCAACGGAGGGCCAAGCGTCTCGCTGCGCCAGAAAGCGTCTTCGCTCATGGCCTCCTCGGCAGCGGCGTACCGCAGCAAGCCCGCCTCCTTCTGGGCGCTCCTCGCGCTCAGCGGCGGCGCGATGCTCACGGCGTTCCCGGCGGCCAGCCTGCTctcgcgcctctactacaacggAGGCGGCCAGAGCAAGTGGATCCTCTCGTGGTCCGCCGTCGCCGGCTGGCCCATCCcggcgctgctgctgctcccctGCTACCTCTTCAGCGACGCGTCGCCGACGTGGCCGCCGTCGCCCTGGCTCTGCTTCTGGTACGCCCTGCTCGGCCTGCTCAGCGCCGCCGACAACCTCATGTACGCCTGGGCCTACGCGTACCTGCCGGCCTCCACGGCGTCCCTCGTCGCCGCGTCCTCGCTCGCCTTCTCCGCCGTGTTCGGCCGCCTCATCGTGGGGAAGAAGAACAGGATAGGCCTGTCCACGCTGAACGCCATCGTGGTGATCACCGCCGGCGTGGTGATCATCGCGCTGGACTCGGGGTCCGACCGGTACCCGGGGGTCACGGGCCGGCAGTACGCGCTCGGGTTCGCGCTGGACGTGGCCGGGTCGGCGCTCCACGGCCTCATCTTCGCGCTCTCGGAGCTCGTCTTCGACAAGTACCTCAGCAACGGCAGCGGAGACGGTGCCGCCGCGACCCGCTTCCACGTGGTGCTGGAGCAGCAGGCGGCGGTGTCGCTGAGCGCGTTCGCGTTCACGTCGGCGGGGCTGGCGGCCACCGACGGGTTCGCGGCGATGCGGCGGGAGGCCGCGGGGTTCAGTGCCGCAGGGGGAGGGAAGGCGGGGTACGCGATGGTGATGGGGTGGTCGGCGGCGACGTTCCAGTTGGGGGTGCTGGGGGCGACGGGGGTGGTGTACCTGGGGTCGACGGTGCTGGCCGGCGTGCTGAACGCGGTGAGGGTGCCGCTGACGAGCGTGGCGGCGGTGGTGTGGTTCCACGACCCCATGAGCGGCTTCAAGATCCTGTCGCTGGTGATCACCGTGTGGGGGTTCGGGTCATACATGGTCGGCCATTCGTCGGCCAAGAAAACGTCAGGAGGTTCGCCTCAATAA